Proteins from one Falco naumanni isolate bFalNau1 chromosome 10, bFalNau1.pat, whole genome shotgun sequence genomic window:
- the LOC121094375 gene encoding prolactin-releasing peptide receptor-like — MAHSQLPNDSWQNGSAALFTGLDLLLELKPLFIPLYATLVAVACTGNLFLILLIALTKKLHCTTNFLIGNLAAADFIMCLACVPLTVSYAFEVRGWLFGMFMCYFVTLMQATTVFVSVLSLTAIAIDRYIVVAYPIRKRISCRSCICLVACIWLLSIMASVPTSLHTHYLDLNTIGHDMIICEEFWKNKERERLLYSCLMLLLSYMLPLLAVSVSFCAITYHLRRRNVPGAAYPCQDKWTRTKQKTFRVLTVSVVCFAICWLPLQVVNFIRDIDEEFTILDKRYVNVIQVSCHLIAMSSACYNPFIYASLHDKFWFHLSSYFYRKKKSSSSTSCKASRFNTCSTLVDASTGVSDKIALQTRLS; from the coding sequence AGCTGAAGCCCCTCTTCATCCCGCTCTACGCCACGCTGGTGGCAGTGGCGTGCACCGGGAacctcttcctcatcctcctcaTTGCTCTTACCAAGAAGCTGCACTGCACCACCAACTTCCTGATCGGGAACCTGGCAGCGGCCGACTTCATCATGTGCCTCGCCTGCGTCCCCCTCACCGTCTCCTACGCCTTTGAGGTGCGGGGCTGGCTCTTTGGGATGTTCATGTGCTACTTCGTCACCCTGATGCAGGCCACCACCGTCTTCGTCTCAGTGCTGTCCCTCACTGCCATTGCCATTGACCGGTACATTGTGGTGGCATATCCTATCCGCAAGAGGATAAGCTGCAGGTCCTGCATCTGCCTCGTGGCCTGCATTTGGTTACTCTCCATCATGGCCTCTGTTCCCACATCGCTACACACCCATTACCTGGATCTCAACACCATCGGCCATGACATGATCATCTGCGAAGAGTTTTGGAAGAACAAAGAGAGAGAGCGGCTGCTCTACTCATGTTTGATGCTCCTCTTGTCCTACATGCTCCCACTTCTGGCAGTATCGGTCTCCTTCTGTGCCATCACCTACCACCTGCGGAGGAGGAACGTCCCGGGCGCTGCCTACCCCTGCCAAGACAAATGGACCAGAACGAAGCAGAAGACCTTCCGGGTGCTCACAGTCTCAGTGGTGTGCTTTGCTATCTGCTGGCTGCCCCTCCAGGTGGTGAACTTCATCAGAGACATTGACGAGGAGTTCACCATACTGGACAAGAGGTACGTCAATGTTATCCAGGTCTCGTGTCACCTGATTGCCATGAGCTCTGCCTGCTACAACCCTTTCATCTATGCCTCCCTCCACGACAAGTTCTGGTTCCACCTCAGCAGCTACTTCTACCGCAAGAAGAAGAGCTCCAGCAGTACGTCCTGCAAGGCTTCTCGGTTCAATACCTGCTCCACCCTGGTAGATGCTTCTACTGGGGTCTCGGATAAGATAGCTTTGCAAACTAGATTATCATAA